One Mya arenaria isolate MELC-2E11 chromosome 7, ASM2691426v1 genomic window carries:
- the LOC128241426 gene encoding uncharacterized protein LOC128241426, giving the protein MAIFRTRTILRNICAAVLTILALVSLQTLGTILLVKDPVTIEKKSSVAKCSLEEVSLLQSDVKNDFPTVADDRNGKPRIPHIIHQTFKNESIPVQFSDFVKSFIENHSNWTYYFWSDASARKLIERRHPNLLEVWDAYPRNIQRSDMLRYVVLYEFGGIYADLDIESLRPLDMATHKFPCIIPTEPFEHSVFLYGMPYLINNAFMMCRRKHPFFKQVLQNLVNVKNIEAKKANDVMSTTGPFYLTNQYDIYNSINASNLQEKSDNSSNSPYFFQGHLPEVHNDAVYVPNTRYFTDEIDIIQENVIRNKCKEKYLKQNCDKILIRRGCREVATKGIRRNSHRYRFVRHAWHHTWTSGNTASLRTNQFVNLSTLFEHQILSYT; this is encoded by the exons ATGGCAATTTTTAGGACAAGAACAATTTTGCGGAATATATGTGCAGCTGTATTGACAATTCTGGCATTAGTTTCGCTGCAGACGCTGGGAACGATCCTGCTTGTTAAAG ATCCGGTCACGATCGAAAAGAAATCAAGTGTCGCGA AATGTAGTCTGGAGGAAGTTTCTCTCCTTCAATCAGATGTCAAGAATGATTTTCCCACGGTGGCAGACGACAGAAATGGCAAACCTAGAATACCACACATTATCCACCAAACGTTCAAAAACGAGTCAATTCCTGTGCAGTTCTCAGACTTTGtgaaatcctttattgaaaacCATTCAAATTGGACTTATTATTTTTGGTCGGATGCTTCCGCCAGAAAGCTAATCGAGCGTCGCCATCCTAATCTGCTGGAGGTCTGGGACGCTTATCCTAGAAATATACAACGCTCGGATATGCTTAGATATGTGGTCTTATACGAATTTGGTGGTATCTATGCCGACCTTGACATTGAATCCTTACGCCCGTTAGATATGGCGACTCACAAGTTTCCTTGTATCATACCAACTGAACCGTTTGAACACTCAGTATTCCTTTATGGTATGCCGTATcttataaataatgcattcatgatGTGCAGACGTAAGCATCCATTTTTCAAACAAGTTCTACAAAACTtagtaaatgtcaaaaacatagAAGCCAAAAAAGCTAACGATGTTATGTCAACAACAGGACCATTCTATCTCACAAACCagtatgatatttataattcaataaatgcCTCAAATCTACAAGAGAAATCTGACAATAGCAGTAATTCCCCTTACTTCTTTCAAGGCCATTTACCTGAAGTACACAATGACGCCGTTTATGTTCCAAACACGAGGTATTTTACAGACGAAATCGACATCATCCAAGAAAATGTGATAAGAAATAAATGCAAAGAGAAGTATCTTAAACAAAACTGTGATAAAATTCTAATACGGCGAGGATGTAGGGAGGTCGCAACAAAGGGAATCAGAAGAAACAGTCACAGATACCGCTTTGTTCGACATGCTTGGCATCACACATGGACTTCCGGGAACACTGCTTCATTAAGAACAAACCAGTTTGTAAATTTATCAACACTATTCGAGCACCAGattttatcatatacataa